The following are encoded in a window of Phragmites australis chromosome 22, lpPhrAust1.1, whole genome shotgun sequence genomic DNA:
- the LOC133904803 gene encoding PAN domain-containing protein At5g03700-like — MREGKGDPAIAVIVAALCVASAVLLVDGAQGEELATQLLNGFAATHAAGASALFEPVLCTPNGVFAFGFLRVGSASLDLAVVHLPSSFPLWRATPARLGDWSRPATLTFDSSLMLTDPDHGVLWQTLNTNGDTVVLLNSSNLVVRRYAKPMPAWQSFDNPSDTLVLDQNFTVSSPPLISKNRRFALRLGKTFMALHMEFYGGRATLPTTPMYWQHTALKAQPENATQPPVYGRLDDRGFFGLYLEGSGQRVDVLSFDTFAQNITGVFQRLTLDDDGNLRAYYWTDGSKAWTSDYKAISEQCELPITCGAYGLCIPGEPQCQCLTNSKSTSPPCHAEETTDLCSANGGWQQLDFDVVRRKRVSVAYKEELPFETNKTAAECELACAANCSCWGALYNGASGYCYLIDFPVETLVYEADDRKVGYFKARKRPSPARPGMSPGVTAATAVLSLVLASLAAAGVYIGDRVWERKRRRRAGMEQELAPGPYKDLKSMGSSNKSFRA, encoded by the exons ATGAGGGAAGGCAAGGGTGATCCGGCGATCGCCGTCATCGTCGCGGCGCTCTGCGTGGCATCGGCGGTACTCCTTGTCGACGGAGCCCAGGGAGAAGAGCTTGCGACGCAGCTGCTGAACGGCTTCGCCGCGACGCACGCGGCGGGCGCGTCTGCCCTGTTCGAGCCGGTGCTGTGCACGCCCAACGGCGTCTTCGCGTTCGGCTTCCTCCGCGTCGGCTCGGCGTCGCTCGACCTCGCCGTGGTCCACCTCCCGTCCTCCTTCCCGCTCTGGCGCGCCACGCCGGCCCGCCTCGGGGATTGGTCGCGCCCGGCCACGCTCACCTTCGACAGCAGCCTGATGCTCACCGACCCGGACCACGGCGTGCTGTGGCAGACTCTGAACACCAACGGCGACACCGTTGTGCTGCTCAACTCCTCCAACCTCGTCGTCCGGCGCTACGCGAAGCCCATGCCGGCGTGGCAGAGCTTCGACAACCCGTCCGACACGCTCGTCCTCGACCAGAACTTCACCGTCTCGTCGCCGCCGCTCATCTCCAAGAACCGACGGTTCGCGCTGCGGCTCGGCAAGACGTTCATGGCTCTGCACATGGAGTTCTACGGCGGCCGAGCGAC CTTGCCAACAACGCCGATGTACTGGCAGCACACGGCTCTCAAGGCGCAGCCGGAGAACGCCACGCAGCCGCCGGTGTACGGACGCCTCGACGACCGCGGGTTCTTCGGATTGTACCTCGAGGGCAGCGGCCAGAGGGTCGACGTGCTCTCATTCGACACGTTCGCGCAGAACATCACCGGCGTCTTCCAGCGTTTGACGCTGGACGACGACGGCAACCTCCGGGCGTACTACTGGACAGACGGCTCGAAGGCATGGACCTCCGATTACAAGGCCATCTCCGAGCAATGCGAGCTGCCAATCACGTGCGGCGCGTACGGTCTGTGCATTCCGGGGGAGCCCCAGTGCCAGTGCCTCACCAACAGCAAGAGCACCTCCCCGCCGTGCCACGCCGAGGAGACCACCGACCTCTGCTCCGCCAACGGCGGCTGGCAGCAGCTGGACTTCGACGTGGTGCGGCGGAAGCGGGTGTCCGTGGCGTACAAGGAAGAGCTTCCGTTCGAGACGAACAAGACGGCGGCGGAGTGCGAGCTGGCGTGCGCGGCCAACTGCAGCTGCTGGGGCGCGTTGTACAACGGCGCGAGCGGGTACTGCTACCTCATCGACTTCCCCGTGGAGACGCTGGTGTACGAGGCCGACGACCGGAAGGTGGGCTATTTCAAGGCCAGGAAGCGGCCGAGTCCGGCGCGGCCGGGCATGTCGCCGGGCGTGACCGCCGCGACGGCAGTGCTGTCGCTGGTCCTGGCGAGCCTGGCTGCGGCCGGAGTGTACATCGGGGACAGGGTGTgggagaggaagaggcggcGACGTGCGGGGATGGAGCAGGAGCTGGCGCCGGGGCCATACAAGGACCTCAAGTCCATGGGCAGCTCGAACAAATCGTTCAGGGCATGA
- the LOC133905385 gene encoding seipin-1-like, whose amino-acid sequence MQAYDSDLIRCRFSVTPGVQIPARLLLAGNGLYTGRPRSTAAGESNDDALLFLAVSAGWLVWLFTFLGEHVASAILSLFFPFAALVGALRALAAVVASNLRRAAFGLLATACAFAVLVSELFVSVLLGFVLVRHWVEEPVTVRQPLYFVYTEAQPSAAVVLGSARGAAMALPAGHSVRVSMALLLPDSYHNREVDMFQVYVNAYYLISDPKFLELSNSFADLHLMINLFSVY is encoded by the exons ATGCAAGCATACGACTCGGACTTGATCCGCTGCC GATTCAGCGTCACACCAGGTGTCCAGATACCAGCACGATTACTCCTTGCCGGCAACGGCCTCTACACCGGCCGGCCAAGAAGCACAGCCGCCGGGGAGTCCAACGACGATGCCCTCCTCTTCCTGGCCGTCTCGGCAGGCTGGCTCGTCTGGCTGTTCACCTTCCTCGGGGAGCACGTCGCCTCTGCCATCCTCAGCCTCTTCTTCCCCTTCGCCGCTCTAGTCGGCGCGCTGCGCGCCCTTGCTGCGGTGGTCGCCTCTAACCTCCGGCGCGCGGCCTTTGGGCTGCTCGCCACGGCGTGCGCCTTTGCTGTCCTTGTCTCTGAGTTATTCGTGTCCGTGCTACTCGGCTTTGTTCTTGTCCGGCACTGGGTTGAGGAGCCGGTGACCGTGCGTCAGCCGCTCTACTTCGTCTACACCGAGGCGCAGCCTAGCGCCGCGGTGGTCCTTGGTAGTGCGCGAGGCGCCGCCATGGCGCTGCCAGCAGGGCACTCGGTGAGGGTGTCAATGGCGTTGCTGCTGCCTGATTCCTACCACAATCGTGAGGTTGACATGTTCCAGGTATATGTAAATGCTTATTACTTAATTTCGGATCCAAAATTCTTGGAGCTAAGCAATTCGTTTGCTGATTTGCATCTCATGATAAACTTGTTTTCGGTATATTAA